One genomic window of Cannabis sativa cultivar Pink pepper isolate KNU-18-1 chromosome 2, ASM2916894v1, whole genome shotgun sequence includes the following:
- the LOC115720606 gene encoding tropinone reductase homolog At2g29260, chloroplastic isoform X2, producing MSQALRPPPCSSFFATLTTSPPCSSNQSCTIFNSTLSFFKLRTSPPTHFHFSPNNPLRSLTPVGSQNVSHSSTSTTPEYNPRWSLRGMTALVTGGTRGIGHAIVEELLGLGAKVHTCSRNAEELNSCLMGWKNLGFEVSGSVCDVSERAQRERLMEIVSSVFDGKLNILINNVGTNIRKPMVEFTAEEFSTLMATNFESVFHLCQLAHPLLKASGKGSVVFMSSVSGFVSLKSMSVQGSTKGAINQLTKNLACEWAKDNIRINSVAPWYIETSMVKQAIDREH from the exons ATGTCTCAAGCGCTAAGGCCACCACCTTGTTCCTCATTTTTCGCAACACTCACAACCTCTCCTCCTTGTTCTTCCAACCAGAGCTGCACCATATTCAACTCAACCCTCTCTTTCTTTAAGCTCCGAACCTCACCACCCACCCACTTTCACTTCTCTCCCAACAATCCACTCCGATCCTTAACACCAGTTGGAAGTCAAAATGTGTCGCATTCAAGCACCAGCACTACCCCAGAGTACAATCCCAGATGGTCACTTCGTGGAATGACAGCTCTCGTCACCGGTGGTACTCGCGGGATCGG GCACGCTATCGTGGAGGAATTGTTGGGACTCGGAGCGAAAGTTCATACCTGTTCTCGGAATGCCGAGGAACTCAATAGTTGCTTGATGGGTTGGAAAAATTTGGGGTTTGAGGTTAGTGGATCAGTCTGCGATGTGTCGGAAAGGGCTCAGAGAGAGAGGCTAATGGAGATTGTGTCTTCTGTGTTTGATGGGAAGCTCAACATTCTT ATAAACAACGTGGGAACAAATATAAGGAAACCGATGGTGGAGTTCACGGCTGAAGAGTTTTCCACTCTCATGGCAACAAATTTCGAATCAGTTTTCCATTTGTGCCAGCTTGCTCATCCACTACTTAAAGCATCTGGGAAGGGAAGTGTTGTGTTCATGTCTTCTGTGTCCGGATTTGTGTCATTGAAGTCCATGTCCGTTCAGGGATCAACCAAAG GGGCAATCAATCAGCTTACCAAAAATTTGGCTTGTGAGTGGGCAAAAGACAACATAAGAATCAACTCTGTAGCACCTTGGTATATCGAAACATCAATGGTGAAGCAG gcaatagacagggaacattga
- the LOC115720606 gene encoding tropinone reductase homolog At5g06060 isoform X1: MSQALRPPPCSSFFATLTTSPPCSSNQSCTIFNSTLSFFKLRTSPPTHFHFSPNNPLRSLTPVGSQNVSHSSTSTTPEYNPRWSLRGMTALVTGGTRGIGHAIVEELLGLGAKVHTCSRNAEELNSCLMGWKNLGFEVSGSVCDVSERAQRERLMEIVSSVFDGKLNILINNVGTNIRKPMVEFTAEEFSTLMATNFESVFHLCQLAHPLLKASGKGSVVFMSSVSGFVSLKSMSVQGSTKGAINQLTKNLACEWAKDNIRINSVAPWYIETSMVKQVLNNKEYLEEVYARTPLRRLGNPEEVSSVVAFLCLPASSYITGQVICVDGGMSINGFYPTHD; encoded by the exons ATGTCTCAAGCGCTAAGGCCACCACCTTGTTCCTCATTTTTCGCAACACTCACAACCTCTCCTCCTTGTTCTTCCAACCAGAGCTGCACCATATTCAACTCAACCCTCTCTTTCTTTAAGCTCCGAACCTCACCACCCACCCACTTTCACTTCTCTCCCAACAATCCACTCCGATCCTTAACACCAGTTGGAAGTCAAAATGTGTCGCATTCAAGCACCAGCACTACCCCAGAGTACAATCCCAGATGGTCACTTCGTGGAATGACAGCTCTCGTCACCGGTGGTACTCGCGGGATCGG GCACGCTATCGTGGAGGAATTGTTGGGACTCGGAGCGAAAGTTCATACCTGTTCTCGGAATGCCGAGGAACTCAATAGTTGCTTGATGGGTTGGAAAAATTTGGGGTTTGAGGTTAGTGGATCAGTCTGCGATGTGTCGGAAAGGGCTCAGAGAGAGAGGCTAATGGAGATTGTGTCTTCTGTGTTTGATGGGAAGCTCAACATTCTT ATAAACAACGTGGGAACAAATATAAGGAAACCGATGGTGGAGTTCACGGCTGAAGAGTTTTCCACTCTCATGGCAACAAATTTCGAATCAGTTTTCCATTTGTGCCAGCTTGCTCATCCACTACTTAAAGCATCTGGGAAGGGAAGTGTTGTGTTCATGTCTTCTGTGTCCGGATTTGTGTCATTGAAGTCCATGTCCGTTCAGGGATCAACCAAAG GGGCAATCAATCAGCTTACCAAAAATTTGGCTTGTGAGTGGGCAAAAGACAACATAAGAATCAACTCTGTAGCACCTTGGTATATCGAAACATCAATGGTGAAGCAG GTACTCAACAACAAAGAATACTTAGAAGAAGTGTATGCAAGAACTCCTCTTAGACGACTTGGAAATCCAGAAGAGGTGTCCTCTGTGGTGGCATTCCTTTGCTTACCTGCATCTTCCTACATTACTGGGCAAGTTATTTGTGTCGATGGGGGAATGTCCATCAACGGGTTTTACCCTACCCATGACTAG
- the LOC115721140 gene encoding uncharacterized protein LOC115721140: protein MSGGFFRGTSADQDTRFSNKQAKLLKSQKFHPELEHLVDMTKVSADVIRPWIATRVTELLGFEDEVLINFIYGLLDGKAVNGKQVQISLTGFMEKNTGKFMKELWSLLLSAQNNASGVPQQFLDAKQEETRKKKEEADRIASEIQRKRDKESRDLEEERLKKMEGRVETKPSNAALEPNSRHNLPRDSSDRPEDEVTEKRNGTRARNRISRSPHSAGRSSSSRERHRSKSMSRSPEAQGRPVTSSSPRRRSITPHRRRSPRQSISPIRKRGLNSKRSRSPSPSRRRVGSPYRHRSPSFEHRRSPPPLRRRRSPSPLRRRRSPSPMRRRRSPSPFRRRRSPSPFRRRRSPSPFRRRRSPSPARHRRSPSPTRRRRSPSPARRRRSPSPDHRRRSPSLVRRRRSPSPMHRRRSPSPMRHRRSPSPGRRHISPSPDPHRSPSPVHRRISPSPVRRRSPTPIRRRSPPVHRRLQRSSTPEDESPSLARGRSPVAGRRRSPIGGGSRRSPVGGGRRPTLDSRSPSPFERSSSSPSQLRSTSPIRRNSLKHQIKSPMQSPSGRMRSASSMRSLQRESRNQSDSHNRISALSPLPASPSAGRSTSEERSPYESSMRQPRGRMSRDISSSPPRKPRDQKLHNDSTEISEAKEKKGTLGTPDRDRPSKVYKEPLPDDGPHALYSGEGRKSDDKGRSHSKNIKESSHERVNNYSGSFDSASDENNNHGAGGKEKRKHKRSERRESASDDYSSDSEKEDRKEAKRRKKEEKKLRKEKRRQKREDRRRRRDERRAGKLRGKNQSDASASDDEYGGRRDSQTSENEEMESEQKKLEIELRKKALESLKAKKGISQ, encoded by the exons ATGTCAGGAGGGTTTTTCCGG GGTACGTCGGCTGACCAGGACACGCGGTTCTCCAATAAGCAGGCAAAGTTGTTGAAATCACAGAAATTTCATCCTGAATTAGAGCACTTG GTGGACATGACAAAGGTCAGTGCAGATGTTATCCGTCCGTGGATTGCTACCAGAGTGACTGAACTGCTCGGGTTTGAAGATGAAGTGCTTATCAACTTCATTTATGGTCTTTTGGATGGGAAG GCAGTGAATGGGAAGCAGGTTCAAATTTCACTTACTGGATTTATGGAAAAAAATACTGGTAAATTTATGAAAGAGCTTTGGTCGCTACTACTGAGTGCCCAAAATAATGCTAGCGGCGTTCCTCAGCAGTTCCTTGATGCTAAGCAAGAGGAGACTAGGAAAAAGAAG GAGGAGGCTGATCGGATTGCAAGCGAAAtccagagaaagagagataagGAGAGTAGGGATCTTGAAGAAGAGAGATTGAAGAAGATG GAAGGAAGGGTTGAAACAAAACCAAGCAATGCTGCTTTGGAGCCAAACTCAAGGCACAACTTGCCTAGGGATTCAAGTGATCGTCCTGAGGATGAAGTAACCGAAAAGAGGAATGGCACAAGAGCGAGGAATAG GATTTCAAGATCTCCTCATTCAGCAGGCCGTTCATCGTCTTCACG TGAAAGACATAGGTCAAAGAGCATGTCCCGATCACCAGAAGCACAAGGTCGGCCCGTGACCTCTTCCTCTCCGAGAAGACGGTCTATTACACCTCATCGAAGGCGTTCACCTCGACAATCAATTTCTCCAATAAGAAAAAGAGGACTAAATTCCAAGAGATCTCGATCCCCCTCTCCATCTAGGCGTCGAGTAGGTTCTCCATATCGACATCGATCGCCCTCATTTGAACATCGTAGATCACCACCACCTTTGCGCCGTCGTAGATCACCATCGCCTTTGCGGCGGCGTCGATCACCATCACCTATGCGTCGGCGTAGGTCACCATCACCTTTTCGTCGACGTAGATCACCATCACCTTTTCGTCGACGTAGATCACCGTCACCTTTTCGTCGGCGTAGATCACCCTCTCCTGCACGTCATCGTAGATCTCCATCTCCAACAAGACGTCGTAGGTCTCCATCTCCTGCCCGTCGTCGTAGATCTCCGTCTCCTGATCATCGCCGCAGATCTCCATCCCTTGTGCGTCGCCGTAGATCTCCATCTCCCATGCATCGTCGTCGATCCCCATCACCAATGCGTCATCGTAGGTCACCCTCACCTGGACGACGACATATATCACCATCCCCTGACCCTCATAGATCTCCTTCCCCAGTACATCGTCGTATATCACCCTCACCAGTGCGACGAAGGTCACCTACTCCTATACGACGTAGGTCTCCTCCGGTGCACCGTAGGTTGCAAAGATCATCTACTCCAGAAGATGAGTCTCCATCTCTTGCACGTGGGAGGTCACCCGTTGCTGGCAGGAGGAGGTCACCAATTGGTGGTGGGAGTAGGAGGTCACCAGTTGGTGGTGGGAGGAGGCCAACCCTTGATAGTAGATCACCATCACCTTTTGAACGAAGTTCTTCATCTCCAAGTCAGCTTCGTTCCACTTCACCAATTAGGAGAAATTCTCTTAAGCATCAGATAAAATCTCCTATGCAATCACCTAGTGGAAGGATGAG ATCTGCTAGTTCTATGAGATCACTGCAAAGAGAATCAAGGAATCAAAGTGATTCCCATAACAGAATTTCAGCCTTGTCCCCATTGCCTGCATCACCGTCAGCTGGAAGGAGTACTAGCGAAGAAAGGAG TCCATATGAGAGCTCTATGAGGCAACCAAGGGGCCGAATGTCTCGGGATATTAGCTCTAGTCCTCCAAGGAAACCAAGAGATCAGAAACTTCACAACGACAGTACAGAGATAAGTGAAGCCAA GGAGAAAAAAGGAACCCTTGGGACTCCTGATCGAGATAGGCCTTCGAAAGTGTATAAGGAACCTCTGCCAGATGATGGACCACATGCGTTGTATTCTGGTGAAGGTAGAAAATCTGATGACAAGGGCCGCTCTcattcaaaaaatatcaaagaGAGCAGTCATGAGAGAGTTAATAATTATAGTGGGTCCTTTGATTCAGCTTCTGATGAAAATAATAACCATGGAGCTGGAGGTAAGGAAAAGAGAAAACATAAAAGATCAGAAAGGCGAGAATCAGCTTCTGATGATTATAGCTCTGATTCTGAAAAGGAGGACAGAAAAGAGGCTAAAAGGAGAAAGAAAGAGGAAAAGAAATTGCGTAAAGAGAAGAGGCGACAAAAACGTGAGGATCGGCGTCGCAGAAGGGATGAACGCCGGGCTGGGAAACTAAGAGGAAAGAATCAAAGTGATGCTTCTGCTTCAGATGATGAATATGGTGGTAGGAGAGATTCTCAAACTAGTGAGAATGAAGAGATGGAGTCTGAGCAGAAAAAGCTTGAGATTGAGTTGCGGAAGAAGGCTCTTGAATCACTTAAAGCAAAGAAGGGCATCAGTCAATGA
- the LOC115719246 gene encoding protein PLASTID TRANSCRIPTIONALLY ACTIVE 16, chloroplastic: protein MASTLTSHSFLLTTAPNSRGLTLKTRRLKVFAKGSGPFSSFRLGKNAAAEADSSSEEGETNSSPFRFDFGKMPDVKSLIPVVSNPSSGLSFGNPRRKDAGTVFVAGATGQAGIRIAQTLLREGFTVRAGVSEIGAAQGLARLASKYKIISNEESKRLNAVESTFQDAESIAKAIGNASKVVVTIGPTENGPSQEVTAMDALKVVQAAELAGVGHVAIVYDGNTSPGSTYNVLDGITSFFNNIFSQSQPLSVQEFLQKIIETDISYTFIKTSLTEDFSPESAYNVVVSAEGSVGANDYKVAKSQIASLVANVFSNTAVAENKVVEVFTDPSAPSTPIGDLFSSIPEDGRRKIYAESMAKAKAEEEAIAAEKAREAAVVAKQLEDEVKKLSKKGQAASLGEDGEEKAEAAGTSLDNLFSKAKDVSSGLSWDKLSSQLAATVQKAQETPKVQIATVRGQAKARNLPSLKALVKQNSPASKPKVEPKSSPKGKQKETKSPEVRKVFGGLFKQETIYVDDD, encoded by the exons ATGGCTTCTACTCTCACTTCCCATTCCTTTCTTTTAACCACTGCACCCAACTCAAGGGGACTGACCCTCAAGACAAGGAGGCTCAAAGTTTTTGCCAAAGGGTCAGGACCCTTCTCTTCTTTTAGGCTCGGTAAAAATGCAGCCGCTGAAGCTGATTCTTCTTCCGAGGAAGGTGAAACCAATTCTAGTCCCTTCCGTTTTGACTTTGGGAAAATGCCTGATGTCAAGTCTTTGATCCCTGTTGTGAGTAACCCTTCTTCGGGGTTGTCGTTTGGGAACCCCAGGCGTAAGGATGCTGGGACTGTGTTCGTTGCTGGCGCCACCGGGCAGGCTGGTATTCGAATAGCGCAGACCCTTTTGCGTGAAGGGTTTACTGTAAGGGCTGGCGTTTCAGAAATTGGCGCAGCTCAAGGGTTGGCTCGTCTTGCTTCGAAGTACAAG ATCATATCAAATGAAGAATCAAAACGACTGAATGCCGTGGAATCCACATTCCAAGATGCTGAATCCATTGCCAAAGCAATTGGAAACGCCAGCAAAGTTGTGGTAACAATAGGTCCTACAGAGAATGGCCCCAGTCAGGAAGTCACGGCAATGGACGCTTTAAAAGTTGTCCAAGCTGCCGAGCTGGCTGGTGTTGGCCACGTGGCAATAGTCTATGACGGGAACACAAGTCCTGGATCAACATACAACGTACTGGATGGCATCACTTCGTTCTTTAACAACATATTCTCTCAATCACAGCCATTGAGTGTACAAGAATTTCTGCAGAAAATCATTGAAACGGACATCAGCTATACATTTATAAAGACGAGTTTGACAGAGGACTTTTCACCAGAGAGTGCCTATAATGTTGTTGTGTCAGCTGAAGGAAGCGTTGGTGCAAACGACTACAAA GTAGCCAAGTCTCAAATTGCATCACTGGTGGCCAATGTATTCTCAAACACGGCTGTAGCAGAGAATAAG GTTGTTGAAGTATTTACGGATCCATCAGCACCCTCCACACCTATAGGTGATCTTTTCAG TTCCATTCCAGAGGATGGAAGAAGAAAAATCTATGCAGAAAGCATGGCAAAGGCAAAAGCAGAGGAAGAGGCCATAGCAGCTGAGAAAGCTCGGGAAGCTGCTGTGGTCGCGAAGCAACTTGAGGATGAGGTAAAAAAGCTGTCGAAGAAAGGACAGGCTGCGAGTTTAGGTGAAGATGGTGAAGAGAAAGCAGAAGCTGCTGGAACTTCATTGGATAACCTATTTAGCAAAGCAAAAGATGTGAGTTCTGGATTGTCCTGGGACAAACTCAGCTCACAGCTTGCAGCAACCGTTCAAAAGGCACAAGAAACACCAAAAGTGCAGATTGCAACAGTGAGGGGACAGGCCAAGGCTCGGAATCTGCCATCCCTTAAAGCTCTTGTCAAACAGAACAGTCCTGCTTCAAAACCAAAGGTGGAGCCAAAGTCAAGTCCCAAAGGGAAGCAGAAAGAAACAAAGTCACCGGAAGTGAGGAAGGTATTTGGTGGCCTGTTTAAGCAAGAAACCATATACGTTGATGATGACTGA